Within Quercus lobata isolate SW786 chromosome 5, ValleyOak3.0 Primary Assembly, whole genome shotgun sequence, the genomic segment TGTAACCTTTGTTATATTCCCTCTTCTTTATATTTAACATTTACTAGTtttagtataaataaaaaataaaaaaacatttaagatTAGTTAATCAATAAtatcttctttatattttaaataaatacatatttaattattgtttgagtaaaaaggaaaattaataataaaaaaagttctaaaaaaaattcacctcCCCATAACTCAATCCACAAATCCGGGATAAAATATAcgcaataaataataatataaataagcATTATTTAGCTTACTTCCCCAGCTAGATTTTCTCCTCCAAAAATTAGGAGACAAAAATTTGCTTTCCAGATCcagttaattaaaaaaaaaaaaaatcttattttaaattcctccaatagaattttattaacaACATTCAAGGAACCGaccagaaaaacaaaaaaccaaaaaacaaaaaaacaaaaacaagaacaagTATTAGTTTTTGTCTTCTGGTAAACGTTGAAGTTTCAAAGCTTTTGTAAAATTCAAAGCCAACTGCTAACACGCggttctcataaaaaaaaaaactgctaaCACACGCGGCTATAGACTGTCTGACTCTCAATTTCCTATTTGACATTTTCCCACAACACTGTCTCAGTAACTTCCTATACTCGCTTTtctttgcttttgcttttgccaAACTTCTTTGCCTTGGCCTTGGGTTCGATTACCAAACTTCTTTTCTTCGTTAAAATAATACTACTAAACACAACAACACACAATGTATAAGATCATCAAAAATCCACTCCATTTTTCTCACCACCAACAACACCAAGTCTCTTAGTACTAATAAGTATCATTGGATATACTATTCcttttataaaacaaaacaaaaaacaacatcATAGGATTCCACAACTCACTTCCCAAccaaaaacccagaaaagaacTACTCTCAAATCATCGTCAACATCAACTTCAACATCGAGATCAAAGAAAACGATGCCTCTTCCATGGAAGAAGCAGAAGGTGAGTCGTATATCAAGAATAGTGGCGGATCTTCAGTCCTCACCGAAGCGAGGTGGGTCTCTTGTTGTTCAGACTGGCTTTCCCACTTCTCTCATCGACCTCTTCGTCCAGAACCGTGACCGACtcaacaaaaacaagaacaagaagaagaagaaagagaaatctCCCTCCTACGAAGACGACATACCCACTAGTCCTGTTGAGATCCAACAAGAAATTCAAGCCGATCCGGCACTTTCAATTTCACCGACTCCATCTGGGTCGGTGAGTTTTGGCGTTGACGAGGATCTGACGCCATTGAAGTTGAAGGAAGCAGAGGTTAGCGAGGTTTGTAGCAAAGAAGATCAGGTTTTTAAGAATTTCGGTGTGGTCTTGAAATTTATGTTTGTGGGGGTGGTTGTGGTATTGGGTTTCATGAGTACTAAACGACTTGCCGTTTGTATTACCTTCTCCGCGTTTCTGCTTATTATCGCTGACTATCTTTGTAAGCGGTCCTGTTTCTTCTCGGCTAGACCTGCTTTGGAGTCTTTGGTTCAAAGGGTGCAGAAGGGTTTGTTGGTAATCAAGAATATCAAAACTTGTGAGGCTGTGAATGGTGTTGTGGAGGAAGTGATTGGTGGTGGGGCTGAATCGAAATCTGTGATCGACGAAATCCAAATTGTAGAGACTAGTTTTGTTGTTGATGATTCCAATGAGATTGTTAGTGTTGGACCTGAGATTGATTGCTTTGAAGATGAGACAAAAAAGGCGGCGAaggaggtggtggtggatgGATCACAAGTGTTGGTTTGTACAGATGAGAGTTCCAAAGGTTGTAGTAGGAGAGGAAAAGCAAAGAAGATCTTCAAGAAATTGGTGCCGAAGAGGTTGCGAAAtttgaagaaggaaaagaaggggAAGAGGATGATGGAGGAGG encodes:
- the LOC115993117 gene encoding uncharacterized protein LOC115993117 — its product is MPLPWKKQKVSRISRIVADLQSSPKRGGSLVVQTGFPTSLIDLFVQNRDRLNKNKNKKKKKEKSPSYEDDIPTSPVEIQQEIQADPALSISPTPSGSVSFGVDEDLTPLKLKEAEVSEVCSKEDQVFKNFGVVLKFMFVGVVVVLGFMSTKRLAVCITFSAFLLIIADYLCKRSCFFSARPALESLVQRVQKGLLVIKNIKTCEAVNGVVEEVIGGGAESKSVIDEIQIVETSFVVDDSNEIVSVGPEIDCFEDETKKAAKEVVVDGSQVLVCTDESSKGCSRRGKAKKIFKKLVPKRLRNLKKEKKGKRMMEEESISEASSNLGDEYDTLGSGVDEEKEDGIGIDQNQSVRKLNSLEEEELGGDGNSSIDQVSRAGNESAVIGERKEGSLGYITLLVIVLSGLAGGKVVALTITISWCFILKFLKFIGNRRRSVNVS